From one Lycium ferocissimum isolate CSIRO_LF1 chromosome 5, AGI_CSIRO_Lferr_CH_V1, whole genome shotgun sequence genomic stretch:
- the LOC132055235 gene encoding uncharacterized protein LOC132055235: MRIVSNDSLVVDSSETEPILSQIAIVEESEDTSPSTEITASEDCLETTGDLQSVGVDRILFLSHAELSQCRICLDSEGEDLIAPCHCKGTQKYVHRSCLDNWRSTKEGFAFAHCTECRAKFILRANVPPDRWWLRLKFQFLVARDHVFIFLIVQLIVAFLGILVYKFYGDELREMFGYREHPYGFYTMAVLAIILVGLLYGFFIAIICGQRISERHYHVLAKKELTKEYVVEDRERLTKDVPELDPSHVTELRMLGLY; encoded by the exons ATGCGAATAGTGTCAAATGACAGTCTGGTAGTAGATAGTTCAGAAACAGAGCCCATCTTATCTCAGATTGCTATTGTTGAGGAATCTGAGGACACTTCACCTTCAACTGAAATCACTGCGAGTGAGGATTGTTTGGAGACTACTGGTGACCTGCAAAGTGTCGGAGTCGACAGAATTCTATTTTTGTCACATGCAGAACTGTCCCAATGTCGCATATGCTTGGACAGTGAAG GAGAAGATCTGATTGCACCCTGCCATTGTAAAGGAACACAAAAGTATGTCCATAGATCATGTCTTGATAACTGGAGATCAACTAAG GAGGGATTTGCTTTTGCCCACTGCACCGAGTGCAGGGCAAAGTTCATATTACGGGCAAATGTCCCACCTGATCGCTGGTGGTTGAGGTTAAAATTCCAATTCCTTGTGGCAAGAGACCATGTGttcatttttctcattgtcCAGTTG ATTGTAGCATTCTTAGGTATACTTGTGTACAAATTCTACGGAGATGAACTAAGGGAAATGTTTGGCTACCGAGAGCATCCATATGGCTTTTATACAATGGCAG TTTTGGCAATCATACTGGTGGGTTTGCTTTATGGTTTCTTCATAGCAATAATTTGTGGACAGAGAATTAGTGAACGCCATTATCACGTCCTTGCCAAAAAAGAACTCACGAAG GAATATGTGGTAGAAGATCGTGAAAGGTTAACTAAAGATGTCCCTGAACTTGATCCTAGCCACGTTACAGAGCTAAGAATGCTGGGGCTCTATTGA